From a single Maritimibacter sp. DP1N21-5 genomic region:
- a CDS encoding tetratricopeptide repeat protein, translating to MGHRLMDAGEYELALKAYLRAAAEDGISVDTLSAMGSANLRLGRLGQAETLLRQAVEKDGTFAPAWNNLGVVLIETGQIGEAVRVFKIAFGADSGKSDSIRQNLELALAKQQNLAYDEPVKEAEFALMRRGRGDYLLLGTQ from the coding sequence GTGGGCCACCGGCTCATGGACGCGGGCGAATACGAACTGGCGCTCAAGGCCTATCTGCGTGCCGCCGCCGAGGACGGCATCTCGGTCGATACCTTGTCAGCGATGGGATCGGCCAACTTGCGACTGGGGCGCCTCGGTCAGGCCGAAACGCTTCTTCGGCAGGCCGTCGAGAAGGACGGGACCTTCGCTCCGGCCTGGAACAACCTGGGTGTCGTTCTGATCGAAACCGGGCAGATCGGCGAGGCCGTGCGCGTGTTCAAGATCGCCTTCGGAGCGGACAGTGGCAAATCGGACTCCATCCGCCAAAACCTTGAACTTGCGCTCGCAAAGCAACAGAACCTCGCATATGATGAGCCTGTAAAAGAGGCGGAATTCGCCCTGATGCGTCGTGGGCGCGGGGATTATCTCCTGCTCGGGACGCAGTAG